In Bacillus cytotoxicus NVH 391-98, the following are encoded in one genomic region:
- a CDS encoding murein hydrolase activator EnvC family protein, which produces MNKKFAAFSVLAVGTLFVSPLLSPVHAETSQDKLSNIQSELEGKQQELQNKSAEKEQMEKEIQELQKKIDELTISINKNEADLNDTKKEITKTQQLIDEKKKHIEQLQKNIDTRQEVIKQRLQSMQEKPRTNIITEVLTSSNNLADLVDNMYSVSLILNNDTDIVKKQTQDRETVKNEKEAVEKKEQQLKEAEQKLQQKQQELQTNQQQQQSLINDLHIKVSQVDSEIESLEESKNILENQRQAVQKAMEEEKRAEEARKAEEAKKQAAASTEATSVPHDTNVGGFIKPAAGSKTSGFGSRSLGNHFGIDIAASGTVPIIAAADGVVIRSEMSSSYGNVVYLSHRINGKTYTTVYAHMSSRSVSNGQTVKQGQQLGFMGNTGQSFGQHLHFELHIGEWNVGKTNAVDPSPYIGL; this is translated from the coding sequence ATGAATAAGAAATTTGCAGCTTTTAGCGTTTTAGCAGTGGGAACTCTTTTTGTTTCTCCGTTACTTTCACCAGTACACGCAGAAACAAGTCAAGATAAACTGTCCAATATTCAATCAGAATTAGAAGGTAAACAACAAGAACTACAAAATAAGTCAGCTGAAAAAGAACAAATGGAGAAAGAAATACAAGAATTACAAAAGAAGATTGATGAATTAACAATTTCCATTAATAAAAATGAAGCTGATTTAAACGATACAAAAAAAGAAATTACTAAAACACAGCAACTTATTGATGAGAAAAAGAAACATATTGAGCAACTACAAAAGAATATTGATACACGTCAAGAAGTGATTAAACAACGTTTACAATCGATGCAAGAAAAACCGCGAACAAATATTATAACTGAAGTTTTAACAAGTTCAAATAACCTCGCAGATCTCGTTGATAATATGTATTCCGTTAGTTTAATTTTAAATAATGATACTGATATCGTAAAAAAACAAACACAAGATCGGGAAACTGTAAAAAACGAAAAAGAAGCTGTTGAAAAGAAAGAACAGCAACTAAAAGAAGCTGAACAAAAATTACAGCAAAAACAACAAGAATTACAAACAAACCAACAACAACAACAAAGTCTCATTAATGATTTACATATAAAAGTATCACAAGTAGATTCAGAGATTGAGAGTTTAGAAGAATCGAAAAATATTTTAGAGAATCAGCGCCAAGCTGTTCAAAAAGCAATGGAAGAAGAGAAACGTGCAGAAGAGGCGCGTAAGGCAGAAGAAGCAAAAAAACAAGCAGCCGCTTCAACGGAAGCTACCTCAGTACCACATGATACAAATGTAGGCGGATTTATTAAACCAGCTGCTGGCTCAAAGACCTCTGGATTTGGTTCTCGTTCTTTAGGGAATCACTTCGGTATCGACATTGCAGCCTCTGGTACAGTTCCCATTATTGCCGCTGCCGATGGTGTTGTGATTCGCTCTGAGATGTCTTCTAGTTACGGAAATGTTGTATACTTATCTCACCGAATAAATGGGAAAACATATACAACTGTATATGCGCATATGAGCAGCCGTTCTGTCTCAAACGGACAAACTGTTAAACAAGGACAACAATTAGGATTTATGGGAAATACAGGACAATCTTTCGGTCAACATTTGCATTTCGAACTTCATATTGGCGAATGGAATGTAGGAAAAACAAACGCAGTAGACCCTTCTCCTTATATCGGACTATAA
- a CDS encoding sirohydrochlorin chelatase, producing the protein MKAVLYICHGSRLKAAKEEAIQFVTSCMSHIHASVQEVCFLELASPSIEEGIAACIKRGATKIIVIPVFLLAAGHVKKDIPYELQKIKNKYENLEIVYGDAFGVSDSLILAAYKESGLEEYQEEATLLLVARGSSEPEIVENMREIAFLFQQQKNVKTVEVCYLAATEPRFEDKLQEIIERKEKHIVVLPYLLFTGLLMKHIEQEVSKYQNADIHISPYLGKNPTVRNMLIQKTERLLRSDQYVSTYSSN; encoded by the coding sequence ATGAAAGCAGTGCTGTATATATGTCATGGAAGTAGATTAAAAGCTGCGAAAGAAGAGGCGATACAGTTCGTTACTTCTTGTATGAGTCACATTCATGCGTCTGTTCAAGAAGTTTGCTTTTTAGAGTTGGCAAGTCCATCCATTGAAGAGGGAATTGCTGCTTGTATAAAAAGAGGAGCAACAAAAATTATTGTCATACCAGTTTTTCTATTAGCAGCAGGACATGTAAAAAAAGATATTCCATATGAATTACAAAAAATAAAAAATAAATATGAGAATCTTGAAATTGTATATGGTGATGCATTTGGAGTATCTGATTCGCTTATTTTAGCCGCTTATAAAGAAAGTGGTTTGGAAGAATATCAGGAAGAAGCAACGCTTTTACTAGTAGCAAGGGGAAGTAGTGAGCCAGAAATAGTAGAGAATATGAGGGAGATTGCGTTTTTATTTCAGCAGCAGAAGAATGTGAAAACGGTGGAAGTATGCTATTTAGCTGCAACAGAGCCAAGATTTGAAGATAAATTACAAGAAATAATAGAAAGAAAAGAAAAGCATATCGTCGTTTTGCCTTATTTATTATTTACAGGACTGTTAATGAAACATATTGAACAAGAAGTAAGTAAATATCAAAATGCGGATATACATATAAGTCCGTACTTAGGAAAGAATCCTACAGTTCGAAATATGCTAATTCAAAAGACAGAACGGCTATTAAGGAGCGATCAATATGTATCCACTTACAGTTCGAATTGA
- a CDS encoding Na+/H+ antiporter NhaC family protein — protein sequence MKETRGNIFALLPLGIFLVLFIGSGIITGDFYKLPILVAILIAVGVALAMNRKESFTAKVERFAKGAGNPDIMIMVLIFVLAGAFSETAKGMGGVDSTVNLALAVLPQGFIIAGIFVIGAFISLAMGTSMGTIAALAPIAVGISQQTDISIALAMATVVGGAMFGDNLSFISDTTIAAVRSQGTEMKDKFKTNFLIVLPAAMITVILLVVLTLGNHTEIKTHAFDWMKILPYAGVLVTALLGWNVLVVLTGGTILSGIIGFLDGSYTLASFFKSAATGMNGMMELVLLAILIGGMVEIIQYNGGIQYLMNTLTRNIRSKKGAEFGIAGLVSMTNICTANNTISIIFTGPLAKNIADQYEIDPRKSASVLDVFSCCVQGLVPYGAQMLTAAGFAALSPVELLPYAFYPILVGLCGVVSILIDFPRFSKVEEKGQFHKTA from the coding sequence GTGAAGGAAACGAGAGGAAATATTTTTGCTTTATTGCCACTTGGAATATTTTTAGTACTATTTATTGGTTCTGGAATCATTACAGGTGATTTTTATAAATTGCCGATTTTAGTAGCGATACTAATTGCGGTAGGAGTTGCTTTAGCGATGAATCGGAAAGAGAGTTTTACAGCGAAAGTAGAACGCTTCGCTAAAGGAGCTGGGAATCCAGACATTATGATTATGGTATTAATATTTGTACTTGCTGGTGCTTTTTCAGAAACAGCAAAGGGAATGGGAGGAGTGGACTCTACAGTTAATTTAGCTTTAGCTGTTTTGCCACAAGGATTTATTATAGCTGGCATTTTCGTGATCGGTGCATTTATTTCATTAGCAATGGGAACTTCAATGGGAACAATTGCAGCATTAGCGCCGATTGCTGTAGGGATCAGTCAACAAACAGATATTTCAATTGCGTTAGCGATGGCAACAGTTGTAGGTGGGGCTATGTTTGGAGATAATTTATCATTTATTTCTGATACAACAATCGCAGCTGTTCGTTCACAAGGGACAGAAATGAAAGATAAGTTTAAAACGAACTTTTTAATTGTTTTACCCGCTGCTATGATTACCGTTATATTATTAGTTGTTCTTACTTTAGGAAATCATACAGAAATAAAGACACATGCATTTGATTGGATGAAAATATTGCCGTATGCAGGGGTGCTTGTTACAGCGCTACTTGGATGGAATGTACTCGTTGTATTAACAGGTGGAACCATTTTATCTGGTATCATTGGTTTTTTAGATGGGAGTTATACGTTAGCTAGCTTCTTTAAAAGTGCTGCAACAGGGATGAATGGAATGATGGAACTCGTACTATTGGCAATTTTAATTGGTGGAATGGTTGAAATCATTCAATATAATGGTGGTATTCAATATTTAATGAATACATTAACGCGTAATATCCGTTCGAAAAAAGGTGCGGAATTTGGAATTGCTGGATTAGTAAGCATGACGAATATATGCACAGCGAATAACACAATTTCGATTATATTCACTGGTCCTCTTGCAAAAAATATTGCAGATCAATATGAAATTGATCCACGAAAATCGGCGAGTGTACTAGATGTGTTCTCGTGTTGTGTTCAAGGGCTAGTTCCATACGGAGCGCAGATGTTAACAGCAGCAGGATTTGCGGCTTTATCACCAGTTGAACTATTGCCGTATGCATTTTATCCAATTTTAGTTGGACTATGTGGTGTAGTCTCAATCTTAATTGATTTTCCGAGATTTTCAAAAGTCGAGGAAAAAGGACAATTTCATAAAACAGCCTAA
- a CDS encoding DUF402 domain-containing protein, protein MKRKYGNGASWKRLLQKTYEVRECEQGMLGILHVIKVKEPSYKQYDHSEICIVNDGYTWVQYFIKGKKFVITAMLDEQKNIVQYYIDIAKEFEIDENGLPYFDDLYLDVVLFPDGKIYLLDEDELEAAYAEETISRDEYNEAWDIARWVMERIEKEEFPWISILKREIETLK, encoded by the coding sequence ATGAAGAGAAAATATGGAAATGGTGCTTCGTGGAAAAGATTGTTACAGAAAACGTATGAAGTGCGGGAATGTGAGCAAGGTATGTTAGGAATTTTGCATGTGATAAAAGTAAAGGAACCTAGTTATAAGCAGTATGATCATAGTGAAATTTGTATTGTAAATGATGGCTATACATGGGTGCAGTATTTTATAAAAGGTAAAAAATTTGTTATTACAGCTATGTTAGATGAACAAAAAAATATAGTACAGTATTATATTGATATTGCTAAAGAGTTCGAAATAGATGAGAATGGCTTGCCATATTTTGATGATCTATATTTGGATGTCGTATTATTTCCAGATGGGAAAATATATTTATTAGATGAAGATGAGTTGGAAGCGGCTTATGCAGAAGAAACCATTTCCAGAGACGAATATAATGAAGCGTGGGATATAGCAAGGTGGGTTATGGAGAGAATCGAAAAAGAAGAATTTCCATGGATTTCTATTTTAAAACGTGAAATAGAAACATTGAAATGA
- a CDS encoding DUF3906 family protein produces the protein MDLYRFEAVLVNGVVPVVVVAQSEEQAFRLVEVELEKYFLPLPEVKEISLYEKKKIRKGAAFVIDEQETL, from the coding sequence ATGGATTTATATCGTTTTGAAGCTGTTTTAGTAAATGGTGTTGTGCCTGTAGTTGTCGTTGCGCAAAGTGAAGAACAAGCATTTCGACTTGTTGAAGTCGAATTAGAAAAATATTTCTTACCTTTGCCAGAAGTGAAAGAAATTTCTCTATATGAAAAAAAGAAGATTCGAAAAGGTGCAGCGTTTGTGATTGATGAACAAGAGACTTTGTAG
- the gltP gene encoding glutamate/aspartate:proton symporter GltP — MKRIGLAWQILIGLALGIAVGAIFYGNPEVAKFLQPIGDIFIRLIKMIVVPIVVASIVVGVAGVGDVKKLGRLGGKTIIYFEIITTIAIVVGLLVANIFQPGKGINMNELTKTDISKYTATTEQVQSHSFADTFVNIVPTNIIESLAKGDMLAIIFFSVLFGLGIAAIGERGKPVLQFFQGVADAMFYVTNQVMKFAPFGVFALIGVTVSKFGLASLIPLGKLVIVVYGSMIFFVVVVLGLTAKIFGINIFQFFKILKDELILAYSTASSETVLPKIMEKMEKFGCPKAISSFVIPTGYSFNLDGSTLYQAIAAIFLAQMYGIDLSITQQITLLLVLMLTSKGIAGVPGVSFVVLLATLGTVGIPAEGLAFIAGIDRILDMARTAVNVVGNSLAAVVMSKWEGQYDDIKGQAYLKEISGKQVA, encoded by the coding sequence ATGAAGAGGATTGGACTTGCATGGCAAATATTAATAGGGCTTGCACTCGGTATTGCAGTTGGGGCGATTTTTTATGGCAATCCAGAGGTTGCAAAGTTTTTACAACCAATTGGTGATATTTTTATTCGATTAATTAAGATGATTGTTGTACCAATCGTTGTAGCGAGCATCGTTGTTGGGGTTGCAGGTGTTGGAGATGTGAAAAAGCTAGGTCGATTAGGCGGAAAAACAATTATTTATTTTGAGATTATTACAACAATTGCGATTGTTGTCGGCTTGCTGGTAGCGAATATTTTCCAACCAGGAAAAGGTATTAATATGAATGAATTAACAAAAACAGATATTTCAAAATATACAGCTACAACTGAGCAAGTACAGAGTCATTCATTTGCGGATACATTTGTAAACATTGTTCCGACAAATATTATAGAATCACTGGCAAAAGGTGATATGCTTGCTATTATTTTCTTCTCTGTATTATTTGGTTTAGGGATTGCAGCGATTGGTGAAAGAGGAAAACCGGTTCTGCAATTTTTCCAAGGGGTAGCAGATGCAATGTTTTATGTTACAAACCAAGTAATGAAGTTTGCACCATTTGGGGTATTTGCTTTAATTGGTGTGACCGTTTCTAAATTTGGTCTAGCATCATTAATCCCACTAGGGAAGTTAGTGATTGTTGTGTATGGATCGATGATTTTCTTTGTTGTTGTCGTACTAGGACTTACAGCGAAAATCTTTGGAATTAACATATTTCAGTTCTTTAAAATTTTAAAAGATGAGCTTATTTTAGCGTATTCTACAGCGAGCTCAGAAACAGTTTTGCCAAAAATTATGGAGAAGATGGAGAAATTCGGCTGTCCAAAGGCGATTTCATCTTTCGTTATTCCAACTGGTTATTCATTTAACCTAGATGGATCAACGCTATACCAAGCGATTGCTGCAATTTTCTTAGCACAAATGTATGGTATTGATTTATCGATTACACAGCAAATTACATTGTTACTTGTATTAATGTTAACATCAAAAGGGATTGCAGGGGTACCAGGTGTATCATTCGTTGTACTATTAGCAACGTTAGGTACAGTTGGAATTCCGGCAGAAGGTTTAGCGTTTATCGCAGGTATTGACCGTATTTTAGATATGGCACGTACAGCAGTTAACGTTGTTGGAAACTCTTTAGCAGCTGTTGTTATGTCTAAATGGGAAGGACAATATGATGATATAAAAGGACAAGCTTATTTGAAAGAGATATCTGGAAAACAAGTAGCGTAA
- the cobA gene encoding uroporphyrinogen-III C-methyltransferase yields the protein MGKVYIVGAGPGDPELISIKGVKCIEQADVILYDRLVNKELLSYAKPDADLIYCGKLPNYHTMKQETIHTFLVKYAKKGKVVTRLKGGDPFVFGRGGEEAEVLAKHGIPFEIVPGITAGIAASAYAGIPVTHREVSASFAVVTGHRKEGTEEEIKWRNLAEGVDTLAVYMGVSNLPYICEKLLQYGKEAETPAAIIEWGTTSSQRTVVGTLGTIVSIAEIENIQNPSMIVIGEVVRFREKIHWFEQQTEVAYSVSGVL from the coding sequence ATGGGCAAAGTATATATTGTGGGTGCGGGACCAGGAGATCCAGAATTAATTTCAATTAAGGGAGTAAAGTGCATTGAACAAGCGGATGTCATTTTATATGACCGGCTTGTGAATAAAGAATTACTTTCTTATGCAAAACCAGATGCAGACCTAATTTATTGTGGGAAATTACCAAACTATCATACGATGAAGCAAGAAACAATCCATACGTTTTTAGTGAAATATGCGAAAAAAGGAAAGGTTGTAACAAGGCTAAAAGGAGGGGATCCGTTTGTATTTGGCCGAGGTGGTGAGGAAGCAGAAGTGTTAGCAAAACATGGTATTCCTTTTGAAATTGTTCCTGGCATTACAGCAGGAATAGCAGCTTCTGCGTATGCAGGTATTCCTGTTACGCATAGAGAAGTAAGTGCCAGTTTTGCTGTTGTAACAGGTCATCGCAAAGAAGGGACAGAGGAAGAAATAAAATGGAGAAATTTAGCAGAAGGTGTCGATACATTAGCGGTATATATGGGAGTTAGTAATCTTCCGTATATATGTGAGAAACTTTTGCAATATGGGAAAGAAGCAGAGACACCGGCTGCTATTATTGAATGGGGGACTACTTCGTCACAGCGTACGGTTGTAGGAACGTTAGGGACAATCGTTTCTATCGCGGAAATTGAAAATATTCAAAATCCGAGTATGATTGTCATTGGAGAAGTCGTTCGTTTTAGGGAAAAGATTCACTGGTTTGAACAGCAAACAGAAGTAGCATATTCAGTAAGCGGAGTATTGTAA
- a CDS encoding sodium-dependent transporter, whose protein sequence is MKDKQQWTSKIGFVLAAAGAAVGLGAIWKFPYVAGNGGGGAFFLVFLLLTLFIGMPLLLAEFVIGRSTQKEAVTAYKVLVPNSKLYPWIGRIGVVTCFSVLSFYSVVGGWILLYLYFSLTGTFWEEGVNYGEVFGATISNPTSAVGAQLLFMLCTIFVVSKGVEKGIEKASKYMMPLLFVLFVTIIIRALTLDGAFAGVEFFLKPDFSKLTADTILYAMGQSFFSLTVGASVMVTYSSYLKKEEHLAKSATSIVSLTVFITVLAGLAIFPAIFALGVKPTEGPGLLFIILPAVFAKIPFGQFFFIMFLILFFFATLTSAISMLEIVVASTAKDHVKKRPSVSFIIGLLIFAAGIPSALSFGIMSDVKIFGKTFFDLVDFAVSNILLPLGVLAISLFVPNKMRKDLLMKELEVTERRGKTLFNIWFFLLRYIIPVTVIIVFLNAIGIFKML, encoded by the coding sequence ATGAAAGACAAACAACAATGGACGTCGAAAATTGGTTTTGTACTCGCAGCTGCTGGGGCCGCAGTAGGACTTGGAGCAATATGGAAGTTTCCGTATGTGGCAGGTAATGGAGGGGGCGGCGCGTTTTTCTTAGTCTTTTTGCTGTTAACATTATTTATTGGTATGCCTCTTTTATTAGCGGAATTTGTCATTGGACGTAGTACACAAAAAGAAGCTGTGACAGCTTATAAAGTATTAGTACCAAATAGTAAGTTATATCCATGGATCGGCCGCATAGGAGTTGTCACTTGTTTTAGTGTTCTATCTTTTTATAGTGTTGTAGGCGGTTGGATTTTACTATATTTATATTTTAGTTTGACAGGTACTTTTTGGGAGGAAGGAGTAAACTATGGTGAAGTGTTTGGAGCAACAATTTCGAATCCTACAAGTGCAGTTGGAGCACAACTTCTCTTCATGCTTTGCACTATTTTCGTTGTGAGTAAAGGGGTGGAGAAAGGGATTGAAAAGGCAAGTAAATATATGATGCCGCTCTTATTTGTTTTATTTGTTACGATTATTATTCGTGCGCTTACGCTGGATGGTGCTTTTGCTGGGGTCGAATTTTTCTTAAAACCAGATTTTTCAAAGCTAACGGCAGATACGATTCTATATGCAATGGGACAATCTTTCTTTTCGTTAACAGTGGGCGCATCTGTCATGGTTACGTATAGTTCGTATTTAAAGAAAGAAGAACATTTAGCGAAATCAGCAACATCGATTGTAAGTTTAACGGTATTTATTACAGTGCTTGCCGGTTTAGCTATTTTTCCAGCTATCTTTGCATTAGGGGTTAAACCAACAGAAGGACCAGGATTATTATTTATTATTCTTCCGGCTGTATTTGCCAAAATACCGTTTGGACAATTTTTCTTTATTATGTTTTTGATCTTATTTTTCTTTGCCACATTAACTTCAGCTATTTCAATGCTTGAAATTGTTGTTGCTTCTACAGCGAAAGATCATGTAAAGAAACGTCCTTCTGTATCTTTCATCATTGGTTTACTTATTTTTGCTGCTGGAATTCCATCTGCATTATCATTTGGGATTATGAGTGACGTTAAGATATTTGGAAAGACATTTTTTGATTTAGTTGACTTTGCAGTTAGCAATATTTTGCTTCCATTAGGTGTATTAGCTATTTCGCTATTTGTGCCAAATAAAATGCGTAAAGATTTACTGATGAAAGAATTAGAAGTTACGGAAAGAAGAGGGAAAACATTATTTAACATTTGGTTTTTCTTACTTCGTTACATTATCCCAGTAACAGTTATCATTGTATTTTTAAATGCAATTGGTATATTTAAAATGTTATAA
- a CDS encoding NAD(P)-binding protein — MYPLTVRIENKRVVVIGGGKVAGFKIIPLLNQGANIIVVSPKLDASLVKLVESKKIRWYQKEYENGDLEGAFLVVAATSDPFLNERIEKDAGTNQLVNVITNPEKGNVHFPSTIHRGKLNIAVSTGGASPKLAKKIRDEIAHKYGEIYETYLEFLYEVRRKVKELQLEKREQNRMLQEVLKPIYLQKETERELFLQALEKKSQVG; from the coding sequence ATGTATCCACTTACAGTTCGAATTGAAAATAAGCGCGTTGTTGTTATTGGGGGCGGGAAGGTTGCTGGATTTAAAATTATACCGCTATTAAACCAAGGAGCAAATATTATTGTTGTGAGTCCTAAATTAGATGCAAGCTTAGTGAAACTTGTCGAATCGAAAAAAATCCGCTGGTATCAAAAAGAGTATGAAAATGGCGATTTAGAAGGGGCTTTTTTAGTAGTGGCAGCCACTAGCGATCCGTTCTTAAATGAAAGAATTGAAAAGGATGCTGGGACAAATCAATTGGTAAATGTGATTACAAATCCAGAAAAGGGAAACGTTCATTTTCCATCTACCATTCATCGTGGCAAGCTTAATATAGCTGTTTCTACAGGAGGAGCAAGTCCGAAGCTTGCGAAGAAAATTCGCGATGAAATTGCGCATAAATACGGTGAGATCTATGAAACATATCTCGAGTTTCTATATGAAGTAAGAAGAAAAGTGAAAGAATTACAATTGGAAAAACGGGAGCAAAATAGAATGCTACAAGAAGTGCTAAAGCCTATATACCTTCAAAAAGAAACAGAACGAGAATTATTTTTACAAGCATTAGAGAAAAAGAGTCAAGTAGGATAG